ttttaaaacatcaCACACTCCCCTTTTTCCCACTGTATAGAAATCGGAAACTTTTCATAAAAGGGTCAGCCACCCCGAGCTCAATCTTTCTTCACTTACAACGACCCCCATCGACTCTTTTCGGCATCTTATTTTATGCAGGCATGAGAATAAAGAAGCGATTAAAATAATGCAAGAAAGCAAACAAAGAAGCGTCTAATGACATTAAGGGAATGATTACGGCCGCCAAAGACGATAtgttaaatatagaaaaatgtGAGCAAACGGGAACAATTGGCAAATGTCAACAAATAGCTTCGTTTGAATATCGACCCCGGAATTGACCAAGACGCTTAACACAAACCTGTAACTATTTAAGATATTCACTTAGGCTTAGTTACGGTTTATGTCTCTCTGTGCGTTCAAccccatttttattattctaaaactttttttgagaATAAGATAAAATCATTTCTGCTCTAACATGAATTTTAATTCTCTCATCTGCAACGATTTTGCGTTTCGTTTGCGgggtgggggaggggggtgcTAAGCCTTTTTCTGCGAAATAGTGCAGCTGGTTGCTCGTTTCTTGAAGCGATTCGTGGAATGCAGTACGGAAACAAACGTTGATGAAAATAGACATGCTGATTCATAGGAATTGTCGCGAAGATGATAAGTATACAGTAGATTCAAACAGTCAAGCTTAAACATCGTTACCGAAAGGTTGTCTGTTTATCCTGAGGAGAATCGgcttggaaaatattatgGCGTCTTCTGATCTTATCAACGGTAAGTTAAAACTTtgttctcccttttttcttttaatttcgtcTATAGTTAAatgccttttattttatttttatattgacaGTTGCAGCCGACGCCAATCAAGAAATTCTggatagaattaaaaaagcgGAAGGCGACGAGGCGGAATTAttaaaacaagtttttgattcttttgattcgCTGAGAAAGCTGATAAGCCAAGTGATTGAAACTTTCAAGTCGAGTAAGGATGGTGAAAAGGAAACCAATGTTACGGACATGATTATGGACAGGATTAAGAAGGCAATAGTGGAAAAGATAAAGAGCAAAGtggaagccaaaaagaaaaaggaagaagagttCCAGCGGGCGATTGAAGAAGCGCAGAGAAATttaagcgaaaaaagaaaagacttgGATGACCAAAGCAAACCCAAGTTGCGCGTTTGGCCGTCATTTTTCGGCCTATTTGAATCCAATGAAGAATCTGTTGAGAATGCCCGGCAAACGTTagaagaagctgaaaaaagattgaagaaaatcaaagaagaagcagaggaCAGTGACAAAAGGTTGAACGAAGAAATTCAAAGGTGGCAAGCCATTCCAATTGATGAGCTGGAAGAGTCCCTTCAACTGACGTTGGAATCCACTAGGAAGAAATCTTTCCCTCAGCCAAAGAGGTTCAAAATCCCGCAGCCATTTCTTGGAAAAGATCCCAATCACCCAGAGATTGAAGTGGTTGAATATGTTGAGAAAGTAAAACCAATTCAAGAACCTCAACAAGTTTCAAACTATGTTACCTCTCCTATTTCATCGAAGGAATTGCACCTTGATATTCCACAGCATTCCATTAAGATAGAAGTGAGTAACCTTTAGCTATAAACTAAATGTTGGAAATAATCTAAAGTATTTGTTCATTTAAGGTAATCGCTGCTGACCAGATCTCTGGAGGTGAAGAACCTCAACAGAAATCTTTCCCTCAGCCAAAGAGGTTCAAAATCCCGCAGCCAGTTCTTGGAAAAGATCCCAATCACCCAGAGATTGAAGTTGTTGATTATGTTGAGAAAGGAAAATCAATTCTAGAACCTCAACAAGTTTCAAACTATGTTACCTCTCCTATTTCATCGAAGGAATTGCACCTTGATATTCCACAGCATTCCATTAAGATAGAAGTGAGTAACCTTTAGCTATAAACTAAATGTTGGAAATAATCTAAAGTATTTGTTCATTTAAGGTAATCGCTGCTGAACAGATCTCTGGAGGTGAAGAACCTCAACAGACACCCTCAATCAAGGCATCCCCCGTACCTGAATCTGAGCAAAATAATGCATCACCTGTACATACACCTGATCAATCCGTTTTCAATCATCCATGCCCTGCACAGAGCCCTGATCAAGTGACAGAAATCAAGCCATCGCCATTGTATACATCTTATAGAGAAACATCGCCTCCGATGCAGCCATGTATTGCAGGGCCATCAGGTGCAAAGATCTTAAGCGGCGAAGAAATGAACAGAACGGTGACTTCCACAACATCTTTGTTTACTGGTGGTGGTTCACCCATGGACGAGAAGTACAAGAGATCGCAATTAGCCTTGATGAAACAAGCCTGTACATCAGAGTTGAACCAGtccaaaaaaacacaagtaaATGAGAGTGATGACAGTTTCAGTGACTCTAGCTGCTCTAGTATGCCTCTTTTGTTCCTAACGCAGGAAATTGATAGTGACGCCAGTTTCGATGATTCCCTTACTATGCCTCAGTTGTTCAAATCACCCAACTCGGTTGATGAAACAGACAAGAGCCGTCCTTCGCCAGATCTACATTTTGAAGACTCATTCGATGAAGAACTAGATTCTTTGGCAAAGAAAACATGCTTCGTTTCTTGCAATTCAGAGACGGATTTTGGATTGGATACTCCCGCTTTGACTCCGCTTAATCCTCTAACGGATGAACTGGAAGCTGCAATGGCCAAGCGGCATGGTGAATCTTTGAATGAAGAACCCGAGGAGGATAAAATGCCTCCGTCAAGCATGACGAAAATAGTCAAAGAGCAATCGACAGCCAGCCGCGTAGGGGAGATCAACGAAGCAAGCTTTGAGGCAAAATCTAAACCCAAGTCAACACCTATCCCCAGGGCACTTTCTCGTCATTCCAGAGAAATGAAAGAGCTCTTCAAGGACCAGACGGTGCAGAATATGTTACGGGACATCGAGGAACGCGGTTTAAACAAAAGACCAATATCTGCAATTAACTACAAAGAGTTACATTCTAATGGTTCAGATAAAGAAGTGCGAGCTCCTCGCCGTGGCAAACGCGCCAAAAAGGATGACTCTAGTATTGATTATGAGTTGACACCcccaaggaagaagaagatgtcaCGAACAACTTCGACTCCTGTTGTGGATTCATCCCCACAAGATCAAGCGCTACAGCAATGGGAACCAATTCTCGTATGtattcaatttccatttatttaaagagtcTAAActcaattgttttgttttttcgatcaAATAGAATTCAACCAATGAAGACAAAGTGGTTTACGTTCCTCGTAAACTGGCCAATCCTGCTGATAGCTCGGTAATCGTTGGCCGACAAACTATTTCCTCAGACCCCAGCGCCGACGGCATTCAGAACAACAACCCGAAGACTCCACATTCTCTAGAAGGTTGTTAGTTGTTTTTCTagagaaaggaaattttaaatagtttgtatttttatatctaCAGGAGCGCAGCGTTCCCCGTTGAGCGATCATTCTTACGCAGCTGTCGAAAGTTCGCATGAGCTGGGATCCGCCGGTATATACTAACACTTTTCATTTAGTCAAATCATATTTTAATGCTCcgtttctgtttttaattttgtagaCGATTTAGTGTCCAAACTGAGCGCCAAATGTCAGGAGATTCAAATCAGTTGTAGAGATCAGCTGCTTTGTATAAAACTCTGCCCCAGGACATCTATTTTACGCAACAGTCTGAATTCTAATGTAATGTCAACACATTTAGTTGTGCAATGCAATgtaatcaaaaattattttgtaataatcCCCCTAGATTTTGAAAGAGCTGTCCTTGTTGTTGCGAAAGCTGAAAATGGAGACATCAATTCACGTGGTCTTAATCACCTCATCTGGACCGGATTTCTGCAACGGAATCGACTTTCCTTCCCTTATCCACGAGAATATGGCTCAAAGGCTGGAATCAGCCATGACCATCGTGAGTAACCTCCAGTAAGTAGAGCTACAAATTATGCGTGTCTATGCCAGAGttgcatttaatttttttttttaaataattaggGAGTTTATTACGGAACTGGCCAACTGTGACAAACTGCTGATTGGAGGCCTGGTGGGATCTGTAATGGGCTTGGGTGTTGCTATGCTCCCTTACCTGGATGCAGTGTACGCTTGTGATAAAACCTCATTTTGTTTGCCGTACGTCAAACTCGGACAAAGCTACGAAGGTGGCCTATCGCTGACTCTTCCATTGGTGTCCAGGAATTTGGTAAATTTGACTATAAGTGGAATTGTTTGACAGTTGTTGgtaattgtttatttctcaAATTGCAGGTTAAGTTGCTGTTCTGTGAAGGCCGACGTCTCACGGCCACGCAGGCTAAAGATTATGGCTTGATACAAGACGTCTGTTTGCCGGataatttcgaaaaagaagtCGTGCTCCGCGCCTGTAAAATCGCAGCCGAATTTACCCAGGTATGGTTTATGTTTTACTCACATGTCACGAGTTTTATGGCTTGCAGACGTAGTTTGAGATTGTAACAATCCTGTTAGAATTTATAGAAATGATTTTGCGCTTTAAACAATGTGATTTGAAAGATGTTTGGATTGTTAATCAATGCTCTCATTTCCCAACCGAAACTAAACTTAA
The window above is part of the Daphnia pulex isolate KAP4 chromosome 3, ASM2113471v1 genome. Proteins encoded here:
- the LOC124190745 gene encoding uncharacterized protein LOC124190745 isoform X2 gives rise to the protein MASSDLINVAADANQEILDRIKKAEGDEAELLKQVFDSFDSLRKLISQVIETFKSSKDGEKETNVTDMIMDRIKKAIVEKIKSKVEAKKKKEEEFQRAIEEAQRNLSEKRKDLDDQSKPKLRVWPSFFGLFESNEESVENARQTLEEAEKRLKKIKEEAEDSDKRLNEEIQRWQAIPIDELEESLQLTLESTRKKSFPQPKRFKIPQPFLGKDPNHPEIEVVEYVEKVKPIQEPQQVSNYVTSPISSKELHLDIPQHSIKIEVIAADQISGGEEPQQKSFPQPKRFKIPQPVLGKDPNHPEIEVVDYVEKGKSILEPQQVSNYVTSPISSKELHLDIPQHSIKIEVIAAEQISGGEEPQQTPSIKASPVPESEQNNASPVHTPDQSVFNHPCPAQSPDQVTEIKPSPLYTSYRETSPPMQPCIAGPSGAKILSGEEMNRTVTSTTSLFTGGGSPMDEKYKRSQLALMKQACTSELNQSKKTQEIDSDASFDDSLTMPQLFKSPNSVDETDKSRPSPDLHFEDSFDEELDSLAKKTCFVSCNSETDFGLDTPALTPLNPLTDELEAAMAKRHGESLNEEPEEDKMPPSSMTKIVKEQSTASRVGEINEASFEAKSKPKSTPIPRALSRHSREMKELFKDQTVQNMLRDIEERGLNKRPISAINYKELHSNGSDKEVRAPRRGKRAKKDDSSIDYELTPPRKKKMSRTTSTPVVDSSPQDQALQQWEPILNSTNEDKVVYVPRKLANPADSSVIVGRQTISSDPSADGIQNNNPKTPHSLEGAQRSPLSDHSYAAVESSHELGSADDLVSKLSAKCQEIQISCRDQLLCIKLCPRTSILRNSLNSNILKELSLLLRKLKMETSIHVVLITSSGPDFCNGIDFPSLIHENMAQRLESAMTIVSNLQEFITELANCDKLLIGGLVGSVMGLGVAMLPYLDAVYACDKTSFCLPYVKLGQSYEGGLSLTLPLVSRNLVKLLFCEGRRLTATQAKDYGLIQDVCLPDNFEKEVVLRACKIAAEFTQSSLDGKRMSQSSLRRDLPDVLKKESQLLRRTWISDDFQRRAKQLYANGDLLSSL
- the LOC124190745 gene encoding uncharacterized protein LOC124190745 isoform X1, whose translation is MASSDLINVAADANQEILDRIKKAEGDEAELLKQVFDSFDSLRKLISQVIETFKSSKDGEKETNVTDMIMDRIKKAIVEKIKSKVEAKKKKEEEFQRAIEEAQRNLSEKRKDLDDQSKPKLRVWPSFFGLFESNEESVENARQTLEEAEKRLKKIKEEAEDSDKRLNEEIQRWQAIPIDELEESLQLTLESTRKKSFPQPKRFKIPQPFLGKDPNHPEIEVVEYVEKVKPIQEPQQVSNYVTSPISSKELHLDIPQHSIKIEVIAADQISGGEEPQQKSFPQPKRFKIPQPVLGKDPNHPEIEVVDYVEKGKSILEPQQVSNYVTSPISSKELHLDIPQHSIKIEVIAAEQISGGEEPQQTPSIKASPVPESEQNNASPVHTPDQSVFNHPCPAQSPDQVTEIKPSPLYTSYRETSPPMQPCIAGPSGAKILSGEEMNRTVTSTTSLFTGGGSPMDEKYKRSQLALMKQACTSELNQSKKTQVNESDDSFSDSSCSSMPLLFLTQEIDSDASFDDSLTMPQLFKSPNSVDETDKSRPSPDLHFEDSFDEELDSLAKKTCFVSCNSETDFGLDTPALTPLNPLTDELEAAMAKRHGESLNEEPEEDKMPPSSMTKIVKEQSTASRVGEINEASFEAKSKPKSTPIPRALSRHSREMKELFKDQTVQNMLRDIEERGLNKRPISAINYKELHSNGSDKEVRAPRRGKRAKKDDSSIDYELTPPRKKKMSRTTSTPVVDSSPQDQALQQWEPILNSTNEDKVVYVPRKLANPADSSVIVGRQTISSDPSADGIQNNNPKTPHSLEGAQRSPLSDHSYAAVESSHELGSADDLVSKLSAKCQEIQISCRDQLLCIKLCPRTSILRNSLNSNILKELSLLLRKLKMETSIHVVLITSSGPDFCNGIDFPSLIHENMAQRLESAMTIVSNLQEFITELANCDKLLIGGLVGSVMGLGVAMLPYLDAVYACDKTSFCLPYVKLGQSYEGGLSLTLPLVSRNLVKLLFCEGRRLTATQAKDYGLIQDVCLPDNFEKEVVLRACKIAAEFTQSSLDGKRMSQSSLRRDLPDVLKKESQLLRRTWISDDFQRRAKQLYANGDLLSSL